A stretch of [Clostridium] innocuum DNA encodes these proteins:
- a CDS encoding glycoside hydrolase family 32 protein, whose translation MAQKNLNYHVMPRRGWLNDPNGLVYFKENYHIFYQADENSMDGSVNKAWGHYATKDFQTYTRHATAVSPDSKYDKNGAYSGSAIIRDDILYVFYTGNVKYEGPYDFIHEGREHNVMRVESRDGITFEHKKCLLRNSDFPKDCTRHVRDPKLFMKDGRYHLILGARLKNDTGCVLEYVSDDLESWKYAHRYVPAKDTGFMIECPDYLQLQGEAFLLCSPQGLKKQGYEFHNVYDCGYYKISNRQLIDYQTLDYGFDFYAAQTFYNADRNILIAWIGMPDNAYIDRYEAWNQTLTMPRSIFFDKRIIQKPIQEILALRTDRKLYTNDFVIGKSCNIEWDADSDFSLQMNAIRCVYRNHKFTLDLSACSCNRQERCITPIEIRHVSVFIDESVLEIFINEGEYTMTSRFYDDEHSLHVTSENIKRFVTYNMRGFNIL comes from the coding sequence ATGGCGCAGAAGAACTTAAACTATCATGTAATGCCTCGAAGGGGCTGGCTGAATGATCCGAACGGCTTGGTTTATTTTAAAGAAAATTATCACATTTTCTACCAGGCAGATGAAAACAGTATGGATGGAAGTGTCAATAAAGCATGGGGTCATTATGCAACGAAGGATTTTCAAACCTATACACGTCATGCTACGGCTGTTTCTCCGGATTCCAAATACGATAAGAACGGCGCATATTCAGGAAGTGCAATCATCAGAGATGACATACTGTATGTATTTTATACCGGTAATGTAAAATATGAGGGCCCCTATGATTTTATTCATGAGGGAAGAGAGCATAATGTAATGCGAGTGGAAAGCCGTGATGGAATAACCTTTGAACATAAAAAATGTTTACTGCGAAACAGTGACTTTCCAAAGGATTGTACAAGGCATGTCAGAGATCCCAAGCTGTTTATGAAGGATGGCCGCTATCATTTAATTTTAGGTGCAAGATTGAAAAATGACACCGGCTGTGTATTGGAGTATGTGAGTGATGATTTAGAATCATGGAAGTATGCTCATCGCTATGTACCGGCAAAAGATACAGGATTCATGATAGAATGTCCGGACTACCTGCAATTACAAGGGGAAGCATTCCTTTTATGCAGTCCGCAGGGTTTAAAAAAGCAGGGCTATGAATTTCATAATGTATATGATTGCGGATATTATAAAATCAGCAATCGGCAACTGATTGATTATCAGACACTTGATTATGGATTTGATTTTTACGCAGCGCAAACGTTTTACAACGCAGATCGTAATATACTGATTGCCTGGATTGGGATGCCGGATAATGCATATATCGATCGTTATGAAGCATGGAATCAGACCCTGACGATGCCCCGCTCCATTTTCTTTGATAAGCGAATCATCCAAAAGCCGATACAGGAAATCCTGGCTTTGAGAACAGATAGGAAGCTGTATACGAATGATTTTGTAATCGGTAAATCCTGCAATATCGAATGGGATGCAGACTCCGATTTTTCGCTACAAATGAATGCGATACGCTGCGTGTATAGAAATCATAAATTCACACTGGATTTATCTGCATGCAGCTGCAATCGGCAGGAAAGATGCATTACGCCCATAGAAATCCGTCATGTTTCTGTATTCATTGATGAATCTGTATTGGAAATTTTCATCAATGAAGGTGAATACACAATGACCTCACGATTTTATGATGATGAGCACAGCTTACACGTAACAAGCGAGAATATAAAGCGATTTGTAACATACAACATGAGAGGATTCAATATACTATGA
- a CDS encoding alpha/beta hydrolase: protein MINTRLTLPSGAYADTYIMDSEINYCEYRKRPAILVAPGGAYAVHATKESEPVAIQFMQMGYQVFVLKYSVGSDRSRPEKGIIKSAVYPLQAVEMLEALHIVKEHADEWNIDKNRIFLMGFSAGGHVCASCGVRWNDPAIVKQLSFLPKKDELKAAGIVLGYPFLVPNSDEFFKKHPLKAVEKVQHIMNYVLYQSDFPSQKDVEKVNLINYISQDTVPMFLWHSIDDPVIDAGNSTRFISKLLEYGISAEYHLFGHGEHGKALENSLTHKRDEMIDHHLNSWISLADYWMNRIGEK, encoded by the coding sequence ATGATAAATACAAGGCTTACATTACCGAGTGGTGCGTATGCTGATACGTATATTATGGATTCGGAAATCAATTATTGTGAATACAGAAAGCGACCTGCAATCCTTGTGGCACCGGGTGGCGCGTATGCCGTTCATGCGACAAAGGAAAGTGAACCGGTGGCTATTCAATTCATGCAAATGGGGTATCAGGTATTTGTTTTAAAATATTCGGTAGGCTCAGATCGCTCGCGACCGGAAAAAGGCATTATAAAATCTGCAGTATATCCGCTGCAAGCTGTTGAAATGCTGGAAGCTTTACATATTGTAAAAGAGCATGCCGATGAATGGAACATAGATAAAAACCGAATTTTCTTAATGGGATTTTCTGCAGGCGGACATGTGTGTGCATCTTGTGGTGTACGATGGAATGACCCCGCAATCGTAAAGCAATTAAGCTTTCTCCCGAAAAAAGATGAACTGAAGGCAGCCGGAATTGTTTTAGGCTATCCGTTCCTGGTTCCGAATAGTGATGAATTTTTCAAAAAGCATCCTTTAAAAGCTGTCGAAAAGGTACAGCATATTATGAATTATGTTCTTTATCAATCAGATTTTCCATCACAGAAGGATGTCGAAAAAGTGAATTTGATAAATTATATTTCACAGGATACCGTACCGATGTTTCTCTGGCATTCCATTGATGATCCAGTCATTGATGCTGGAAATTCCACACGCTTTATTTCAAAGCTGTTGGAATATGGCATATCTGCGGAGTATCACTTATTTGGTCATGGCGAGCATGGAAAAGCATTGGAAAACAGTTTAACGCATAAAAGGGATGAGATGATCGATCATCATTTGAACAGTTGGATTTCTCTGGCAGATTATTGGATGAACAGGATAGGTGAAAAGTAA
- a CDS encoding alpha/beta hydrolase codes for MRKEDYTIFEYRMSKEIKYADLIYNEKMNGIFEKVCVKTKTAGYVDMSIYRPLSWDGKQILKPVFNYHGGGNVLGYYEQDGKYCRLLADLTGCAIFNVDYVVAPEFKYPKPLFSSYEAIAEIRKRCDEVRIDKEHVVVMGHSAGGYISACLTLIDRDRKELGIKGAILDYPPLRQEIRAEFRKAKDPSKAISENRMLQYINWYYNSFDELNDELASPLLADLHDLPKTLILSAEYDSLKKEEKAYADKMQKAGGDVTYVEFANCRHGFTHEWFDEFMPEESEKAWNMMAAFIRGIM; via the coding sequence ATGAGAAAAGAAGATTATACGATTTTTGAATATCGAATGAGCAAAGAAATAAAATATGCTGATCTGATTTATAATGAAAAAATGAATGGTATATTCGAAAAAGTCTGTGTAAAAACAAAAACCGCAGGATATGTGGATATGTCGATTTATCGTCCCTTGAGTTGGGATGGGAAGCAGATTTTAAAGCCGGTATTTAACTATCATGGTGGAGGCAATGTATTGGGATACTATGAGCAGGATGGAAAATATTGCCGTTTATTGGCGGATTTAACCGGCTGTGCTATCTTTAATGTAGACTATGTTGTTGCCCCGGAATTTAAATATCCAAAGCCTTTATTTTCCAGCTATGAAGCAATCGCTGAAATACGAAAACGCTGTGATGAAGTAAGGATTGATAAAGAGCATGTTGTCGTAATGGGACATAGTGCAGGCGGTTATATTTCCGCCTGCTTGACACTGATTGACCGAGACAGAAAAGAACTCGGTATCAAAGGAGCCATTTTAGATTATCCGCCATTGCGACAGGAAATCCGTGCAGAATTCAGAAAAGCGAAGGACCCTTCAAAGGCGATATCCGAAAATAGAATGCTGCAGTATATCAACTGGTATTATAATAGCTTTGATGAGCTGAATGATGAACTCGCCTCTCCCCTACTCGCTGATTTGCATGATTTGCCGAAAACCCTGATCCTGAGTGCGGAATACGATTCTTTAAAAAAAGAAGAAAAGGCATATGCAGATAAAATGCAGAAGGCGGGAGGAGATGTAACCTATGTTGAATTTGCAAATTGCCGCCATGGCTTCACCCATGAATGGTTTGATGAATTTATGCCAGAGGAATCCGAAAAAGCATGGAATATGATGGCAGCATTTATCAGAGGGATAATGTAG
- a CDS encoding DEAD/DEAH box helicase family protein: protein MKILDSEIQRFFNTKNWKIALRYHDQDVVDEIVIKESIPGFLYEINAVVNVYGYENHCTVLLNSAGEILDFSCECPYCEQQELACGHIGVVLLIVYDLKPESFPFTYSPLNQREDAFRRYLEQQMLERSRSFIDRYARKDLAKFQANTLLDKVQLHAHAAYDHELTLDFKIGIQRKYVIRSISGFLDAIDRQLEVDYGRQLKFTHHMQAFDEAAQAQINFLKQYVKEHETQYSYGYGSSRKQITIDSKSMDDFYELYSNDATECIDLQFADEDRQEIGLRIDMQEDFFVITTLLSLDQLLRGENRWYYMEDGVLQRFSSELSEQLHDMLEELREDRQILIHKDDMIRFCTYVIPAIREYVHFEGISLDTFMPYPMEIDCYVDLEDNGDISIRLLYHYEDSPSQNAFAPHADSSLELDHIRQYIETYATRLDPDSHIAYIDEHAAYAQAFVKQGLEYLNQMCTVYISDALKQMEAPKKVHMNVGVRMKNRLLELDVTSVDIPRDELYSVLRSYRKKKKYHRLKNGDLIYLQSEGLQETDELLQQLHLTPQDLKNHTLQVDTFHAFQLDDFAEHSDHVEVMRGTAFHTMMEQLRSVEAGAYPLNPHYDAILRDYQKTGYQWLKTMSAYGFGGILADDMGLGKTLQVIAWLESMHQDHDLPCSIVICPASLIYNWKDEIQKFAVDLRALCIQGTNTQRQQKIRELHGYDVIFTSYDYLRRDYERYDGHTFTAILLDEAQYIKNHTTKNAIAVKQLKGSYRFALTGTPIENSLSELWSIFDFLMPGYLYNYHRFRELFEREIIKNGNEKAQTQLKRMVDPFILRRIKKDVLQDLPDKMEQVYFQEFNAEEKKIYYANLVSINQDLQKKMQMEEVDKFQVLAMMTRLREICCDARLLYENVTLPSTKLRGCMDLLLNARNSGRRVLLFSSFTSMLELIEEQLRVENIRYLKLTGETKKELRHAYVEKFQNGEADVFLISLKAGGTGLNLTNAEIVIHYDPWWNLSAQNQATDRAYRIGQTKDVQVYKLIMKDTIEEKIMKLQERKHILSDTFISSSESSITSMSKDEIMDLFTMEPFVQEADFDEAYAD from the coding sequence ATGAAGATACTTGATTCTGAAATTCAGCGTTTTTTCAATACCAAAAACTGGAAGATCGCATTGCGTTACCATGATCAGGATGTTGTGGATGAAATTGTGATTAAGGAAAGCATTCCGGGCTTTCTATATGAAATAAATGCTGTCGTTAACGTGTACGGATACGAGAATCACTGCACCGTTCTGCTGAATAGTGCGGGTGAAATTCTGGATTTCTCCTGTGAATGTCCGTATTGCGAGCAGCAGGAGCTTGCCTGTGGACATATCGGTGTTGTCCTGCTGATTGTGTACGATCTAAAGCCGGAGTCCTTCCCCTTCACCTACAGCCCGCTGAACCAGAGGGAGGATGCCTTTCGCCGCTATCTGGAGCAGCAGATGCTGGAGCGCTCGCGTTCCTTTATCGACCGCTACGCCCGAAAGGATCTGGCGAAATTTCAGGCGAACACTCTTCTTGACAAGGTACAGCTGCACGCTCATGCCGCATATGACCATGAGCTTACACTGGATTTTAAGATTGGTATTCAACGAAAATATGTCATACGCAGCATCAGCGGATTTCTTGATGCCATAGACAGGCAGCTGGAAGTTGATTACGGGCGCCAGCTGAAATTCACTCATCACATGCAGGCCTTTGATGAAGCTGCTCAGGCACAGATCAATTTTTTAAAGCAGTATGTCAAGGAGCATGAAACACAGTATTCTTATGGCTACGGCTCCAGCCGCAAGCAGATTACAATTGATTCAAAATCCATGGATGATTTTTATGAGCTTTACAGCAATGATGCCACGGAGTGCATCGATCTGCAGTTTGCGGATGAGGACCGGCAGGAAATCGGACTGCGCATCGATATGCAGGAGGACTTTTTTGTCATCACCACGCTGCTGTCCCTCGATCAGCTTCTGCGTGGAGAAAACCGCTGGTATTATATGGAAGACGGTGTTCTGCAGCGCTTTTCCTCAGAGCTGAGCGAACAGCTGCATGATATGCTGGAGGAGCTGCGTGAGGATCGCCAGATTCTGATACATAAGGATGATATGATCCGCTTCTGTACCTATGTCATCCCGGCAATACGGGAATACGTGCATTTTGAAGGTATTTCTCTGGATACCTTTATGCCGTATCCAATGGAGATTGACTGCTATGTCGATTTGGAGGATAACGGTGATATCTCCATCCGCCTGCTCTATCATTACGAGGACAGCCCCTCCCAGAATGCGTTTGCACCGCATGCCGATTCCTCTTTGGAGCTGGATCATATCCGCCAGTATATCGAAACCTATGCAACACGTCTGGATCCGGATTCCCATATAGCCTATATTGATGAGCATGCCGCATATGCACAGGCCTTTGTCAAACAGGGTCTGGAATACCTGAATCAGATGTGCACTGTATATATCAGTGATGCGCTGAAGCAGATGGAGGCACCGAAAAAGGTACATATGAATGTTGGTGTCCGTATGAAAAACCGTCTGCTGGAGCTGGATGTCACCAGTGTGGATATTCCAAGAGATGAATTATACAGTGTTTTGCGTTCTTATCGTAAAAAGAAAAAATATCACCGACTCAAAAACGGCGACCTCATTTATCTGCAATCCGAGGGTCTGCAGGAAACCGACGAGCTGCTGCAGCAGCTGCATCTGACACCGCAGGATTTAAAAAATCATACCCTGCAGGTGGATACGTTCCATGCCTTTCAGCTGGATGATTTCGCAGAGCACAGCGATCATGTCGAGGTCATGCGGGGAACTGCCTTCCATACGATGATGGAACAGCTGCGCAGTGTGGAAGCCGGAGCCTATCCATTGAACCCGCATTATGATGCCATCCTGCGCGATTACCAGAAAACAGGCTACCAGTGGCTGAAAACAATGAGCGCCTATGGATTCGGCGGTATCCTCGCTGATGATATGGGTCTGGGAAAAACACTTCAGGTCATTGCATGGCTGGAAAGCATGCATCAGGATCATGATCTTCCCTGCTCCATCGTCATCTGCCCTGCCTCTTTGATTTACAACTGGAAGGATGAGATTCAGAAATTTGCCGTTGATCTGCGTGCCCTTTGCATACAGGGAACCAATACGCAGCGCCAGCAGAAAATCAGAGAGCTGCACGGATATGATGTCATCTTCACCAGCTATGATTATCTGCGCAGAGATTATGAGCGCTATGACGGGCACACCTTTACCGCCATTCTGCTGGATGAAGCGCAGTATATCAAAAACCATACAACCAAAAATGCGATTGCAGTGAAGCAGCTGAAGGGCTCCTACCGGTTTGCATTAACCGGAACACCGATTGAAAATTCCCTTTCCGAGCTGTGGAGTATCTTTGATTTCCTAATGCCGGGTTATCTGTATAACTATCATCGCTTCCGTGAGCTGTTTGAACGTGAAATTATCAAAAACGGGAATGAGAAGGCACAGACACAGCTGAAGCGTATGGTGGATCCGTTTATTCTGCGAAGGATCAAGAAGGATGTGCTGCAGGATCTTCCGGATAAGATGGAACAGGTATATTTTCAGGAATTCAATGCAGAGGAAAAGAAAATCTATTATGCCAATCTGGTATCCATCAATCAGGATTTACAAAAGAAAATGCAGATGGAGGAGGTTGATAAATTTCAGGTACTGGCCATGATGACCAGACTCCGGGAAATCTGCTGTGATGCGCGTTTGCTGTATGAAAATGTCACGCTGCCCTCTACCAAGCTTCGCGGCTGTATGGATCTGCTGCTAAACGCCCGAAACAGCGGCCGCCGTGTATTACTGTTTTCCAGCTTCACCTCCATGCTGGAGCTGATTGAGGAACAGCTGCGTGTAGAAAATATACGGTATCTGAAGCTGACAGGGGAAACCAAAAAGGAGCTGCGGCATGCCTATGTGGAAAAATTTCAGAACGGGGAAGCTGACGTCTTCCTGATTTCATTAAAGGCAGGCGGCACCGGCTTGAATCTGACCAATGCAGAAATCGTCATTCATTATGACCCGTGGTGGAACCTTTCCGCCCAGAATCAGGCAACTGACCGTGCCTATCGCATCGGTCAGACGAAGGATGTACAGGTATATAAGCTGATTATGAAGGATACCATCGAGGAAAAGATCATGAAGCTGCAGGAGCGAAAGCATATCCTGAGCGACACCTTCATCAGCAGCAGTGAATCAAGCATTACCAGCATGAGCAAGGACGAAATCATGGATTTGTTTACGATGGAGCCCTTTGTACAGGAAGCGGATTTTGATGAAGCCTATGCCGATTAA
- a CDS encoding carbohydrate kinase, with protein MKKLLAIGEALIDMIPSNTVRIMDVEGFQPKVGGAPLNVCGAYTALGGESAMITMLGKDAFGEKIIKEMQRFHIHTEYIKQTNAANTSLAFVALDEHANREFSFYRNMGADMLLSEKDIEESWFEDCYGLHFCSVSLGDFPMKKAHNRALELAKRKNLLVSFDPNVRLPLFDDHEYLRRTIHEYMHFADILKISDEEVSFIFGSDHIEEHVQYIFDSGVKLLIYTAGKDGAAAYTKYNTAYADGIEVKAVDTTGAGDGFIGCLLYHLSKDDIHASDLDGLSEQQLKSYLDMCNKFCSISVTKEGAIASYPSR; from the coding sequence ATGAAAAAATTATTAGCAATCGGAGAAGCGTTGATTGATATGATTCCAAGCAATACAGTAAGAATTATGGATGTAGAAGGCTTTCAACCAAAAGTCGGAGGGGCACCGTTGAATGTATGCGGAGCATATACCGCATTAGGTGGAGAAAGCGCTATGATTACCATGCTTGGCAAGGATGCCTTTGGTGAAAAAATCATAAAGGAAATGCAACGATTCCATATTCATACAGAGTATATAAAACAAACGAATGCCGCAAATACATCTTTGGCATTTGTAGCCCTGGACGAACATGCAAATCGAGAGTTTTCATTTTATCGGAATATGGGTGCGGATATGCTTTTATCAGAGAAGGATATAGAGGAAAGCTGGTTTGAAGATTGCTATGGTTTGCATTTCTGTTCGGTTTCCCTTGGTGATTTCCCTATGAAAAAAGCTCATAATCGAGCATTGGAACTGGCAAAGAGGAAAAATCTACTTGTATCCTTTGATCCGAATGTCCGTCTTCCTTTATTCGACGATCACGAATATCTGAGAAGAACTATTCACGAATATATGCACTTTGCTGATATCTTAAAAATCAGTGATGAAGAGGTTTCCTTTATATTTGGAAGCGATCATATAGAAGAACATGTACAATATATATTTGATTCCGGTGTAAAATTACTGATTTACACTGCCGGAAAAGACGGTGCAGCTGCCTATACGAAATACAATACGGCATACGCGGATGGTATTGAGGTAAAAGCAGTTGATACCACCGGTGCAGGAGATGGTTTTATCGGATGTTTACTGTATCATCTATCCAAAGATGATATTCATGCTTCTGATTTGGATGGATTAAGCGAACAGCAATTAAAAAGCTACTTGGATATGTGTAATAAATTTTGCAGTATTTCTGTAACAAAGGAAGGTGCTATCGCAAGCTATCCATCCCGGTAG
- a CDS encoding aminopeptidase, whose amino-acid sequence MRENAWKKYDEAGLKEVFEYCEGYKKYISDCKTERECVSESIRIAETYGYRNLEDVIKNKETLKSGDKVYANNMGKGIALFLIGEEPMAAGCNILGAHVDSPRLDIKQNPLYEDKEFAMLDTHYYGGIKKYQWVTLPLALHGVVVKKDGTVIELNIGEDDSDPIVGISDLLVHLSADQMSKKASNVIEGEDLNVTIGSMPLDGEEKDAVKANILKLLKEKYDFEEDDFVSAEIEVVPAGKARDYGLDRSMVAGYGHDDRICAYTSMMAQLETESVKRTAVTLLVDKEEVGSIGATGQHSRFFENTVAEVMDRLGEYSELNVRRALKNSKMLSSDVSAAFDPNYAAVNEEKNSAFMGHGLVFNKYTGSRGKGGCNDANAEYMAELRNIMDSENVTFQTAELGKVDQGGGGTIAYILAQYNMEVIDSGIALHNMHAPWEIASKIDIWEATKGYKAFLKHA is encoded by the coding sequence ATGAGAGAAAATGCTTGGAAAAAGTATGATGAAGCAGGATTGAAGGAAGTATTCGAATATTGTGAAGGATATAAAAAATATATTTCCGACTGCAAGACTGAACGTGAATGTGTAAGTGAAAGTATCCGGATTGCAGAAACCTACGGATATCGCAATCTGGAGGATGTCATCAAAAACAAAGAAACGCTGAAAAGCGGTGATAAGGTGTATGCCAACAATATGGGCAAGGGAATTGCACTGTTTCTGATCGGTGAGGAGCCGATGGCTGCCGGATGCAATATTCTGGGAGCACATGTGGATTCCCCGCGTCTGGATATCAAACAGAATCCTTTGTATGAGGATAAGGAATTCGCAATGCTGGATACGCATTATTACGGCGGTATCAAAAAGTATCAGTGGGTAACCCTGCCGCTGGCGCTGCATGGTGTAGTCGTGAAGAAGGACGGAACGGTTATCGAGCTGAATATCGGTGAGGATGACAGCGATCCAATCGTAGGAATCAGCGATCTGCTGGTACACCTGTCAGCGGATCAGATGAGCAAAAAGGCAAGCAACGTCATCGAGGGTGAAGACCTGAATGTAACCATCGGAAGCATGCCGCTGGATGGTGAGGAAAAGGATGCTGTCAAGGCAAACATTCTGAAGCTGCTGAAGGAAAAATATGATTTTGAAGAGGATGATTTTGTATCTGCGGAAATCGAGGTCGTACCTGCCGGAAAGGCAAGAGATTACGGCCTGGATCGCAGTATGGTGGCCGGATACGGACATGATGATCGCATCTGCGCCTATACCTCTATGATGGCACAGCTGGAAACAGAATCCGTTAAACGCACGGCTGTGACACTGCTGGTTGATAAGGAAGAGGTCGGAAGCATCGGTGCTACCGGTCAGCATTCCCGCTTCTTTGAAAACACCGTGGCAGAGGTTATGGATCGTCTTGGTGAGTACAGCGAGCTGAATGTGCGTCGTGCACTGAAAAATTCCAAGATGCTGAGCAGTGATGTTTCCGCTGCGTTTGATCCGAATTATGCAGCAGTAAACGAAGAGAAAAACTCTGCATTCATGGGACATGGTCTGGTATTCAATAAATATACAGGCTCCCGCGGTAAGGGTGGCTGCAACGATGCCAATGCCGAATATATGGCAGAGCTGAGAAACATCATGGATTCTGAAAATGTAACCTTCCAGACTGCAGAGCTTGGTAAGGTTGACCAGGGCGGCGGAGGAACAATCGCCTATATTCTGGCACAGTATAACATGGAGGTCATTGACAGCGGTATCGCACTGCACAATATGCACGCGCCATGGGAGATTGCCAGCAAAATTGATATCTGGGAAGCGACTAAGGGCTATAAGGCATTCCTGAAGCACGCATAA
- the murI gene encoding glutamate racemase, with product MSSIDKAIGVFDSGLGGISVLKELRSLMPQEDYLYYGDSSFAPYGVKTKEEITKRCRSICAFFISQGVKAVVIACNTATSACVKELRTLYPDLPIVGMEPALKPAVNGRHQQHVLVLATQFTLKEKKFEQLMSRFDEDNTIYRQPCPKLVELVEAGRLEDEAAVNSALREYLKPYDMERMDSIVLGCTHFVFYRSQLRNLIGDHIALVDGNAGTARHVQELLQERGICRKPSSAVGEVRIYNSLNKEAILKLSRELLER from the coding sequence ATGTCCAGCATAGACAAGGCGATTGGTGTCTTTGACTCAGGTCTGGGAGGAATCAGCGTGTTGAAGGAACTGCGTTCTCTTATGCCGCAGGAGGATTACCTCTATTACGGTGATTCCAGCTTTGCTCCCTATGGTGTAAAAACAAAAGAGGAAATAACGAAGCGTTGTCGCAGCATCTGTGCGTTTTTTATCAGCCAGGGTGTCAAGGCCGTTGTCATTGCCTGCAATACGGCAACCAGTGCCTGTGTGAAGGAGCTTCGCACCCTGTATCCCGATCTTCCGATTGTCGGAATGGAACCGGCATTAAAGCCCGCTGTAAATGGCAGACATCAGCAGCATGTTCTTGTACTCGCAACACAGTTTACACTGAAGGAAAAAAAGTTTGAACAGCTGATGTCCCGCTTTGATGAAGATAATACCATTTACCGGCAGCCGTGTCCAAAGCTGGTGGAGCTTGTTGAGGCGGGCAGACTGGAGGATGAAGCAGCGGTAAACAGTGCGCTTCGTGAATACCTAAAGCCCTACGATATGGAACGCATGGACAGCATTGTCCTAGGCTGTACACATTTTGTGTTCTACCGCAGCCAGCTTCGAAATCTCATTGGTGATCATATCGCACTTGTGGATGGCAATGCAGGTACTGCACGTCATGTGCAGGAGCTGCTGCAGGAACGAGGCATTTGCAGAAAGCCTTCCTCTGCCGTAGGTGAGGTACGCATATACAATTCCCTGAACAAGGAGGCTATTCTGAAGCTTTCCCGCGAGCTTCTGGAAAGATAA
- a CDS encoding PTS transporter subunit EIIC, with protein MKKDKALKIAESVLEQVGGKQNIAKVLHCQTRLRFNLKDESIANHEKIEAVQGVLGVVRAGGQVQIVIGPEVKDVYNELCELGDFDNTDREPVSAAKEKITLKSIGNGILDAISGSMGPAIPAIVASAFFKMLTAILGPELLNVIGEGNDLYTLFTFVGDAAFYFFPVIVGYTSAKKFNLNPVMGILMGAILIHPTFVGLVGKPFTVYGIPCNVQSYASSIVPIILSNWVMSYIAKFFDRIVPGAIRSVFAPALTIAAMLPIALCVFGPAGAFIGQYVVDALFSLEGIAGFIGIGLIAALYPVLVMTGMHMVLITTLFQIFATYGSDGFAAVAVSVSSFSIMGVGIGAFFRLKNKEQKALALSYGITAIVAGTSEPTIYGICTKYKKPFIGLLAGGFLGGAYAGLTGVIDATLVPSSNVFAALCFLGGSQANVINGIIACAIAFISTALFVYFFGFNKNEKDIQR; from the coding sequence ATGAAAAAAGATAAAGCTTTAAAAATTGCAGAAAGTGTATTAGAACAAGTCGGTGGAAAACAAAACATTGCGAAGGTGTTGCATTGTCAAACACGTCTTCGCTTCAATCTAAAGGATGAAAGCATTGCAAATCATGAAAAAATAGAAGCGGTACAAGGTGTTTTAGGTGTTGTAAGAGCCGGTGGACAGGTACAAATCGTAATAGGTCCAGAGGTAAAGGATGTATATAACGAACTGTGTGAGCTGGGTGATTTTGATAACACGGACAGAGAACCTGTTTCTGCCGCAAAAGAAAAAATCACACTGAAATCTATCGGAAATGGAATTTTAGATGCTATTTCCGGAAGCATGGGACCTGCGATTCCAGCCATCGTCGCCTCCGCATTCTTTAAAATGCTGACAGCTATTTTAGGTCCAGAGCTGTTAAATGTCATTGGTGAAGGAAACGATCTGTATACATTATTCACCTTCGTGGGAGACGCTGCATTTTACTTCTTTCCGGTAATTGTCGGTTATACAAGTGCAAAAAAATTCAATCTAAATCCGGTAATGGGGATATTGATGGGCGCAATTTTGATACATCCGACATTTGTCGGTCTGGTGGGTAAACCATTTACTGTATACGGTATTCCCTGCAATGTTCAAAGCTATGCAAGCTCCATTGTTCCGATAATTTTATCAAACTGGGTAATGTCCTATATCGCTAAATTCTTCGATCGTATCGTTCCGGGGGCAATCCGTTCTGTATTTGCACCAGCACTGACAATCGCTGCGATGCTGCCGATTGCATTATGTGTCTTCGGTCCAGCAGGAGCATTCATCGGGCAATATGTAGTAGATGCATTATTCTCGTTGGAAGGAATTGCAGGATTCATCGGGATCGGATTGATTGCGGCATTGTATCCTGTTCTGGTAATGACCGGTATGCATATGGTACTGATTACAACATTATTTCAAATTTTTGCTACCTATGGAAGTGATGGATTCGCCGCAGTAGCTGTTTCCGTCTCCAGCTTCTCTATTATGGGGGTAGGAATCGGTGCTTTCTTCCGATTGAAAAATAAAGAACAAAAGGCACTTGCCCTGTCTTATGGGATAACCGCCATCGTCGCAGGGACCTCGGAGCCGACGATTTACGGTATCTGCACAAAATACAAAAAGCCATTTATCGGACTTTTGGCAGGTGGTTTCTTAGGAGGAGCATATGCCGGTTTAACCGGTGTTATCGATGCGACACTGGTACCATCCTCCAATGTATTTGCAGCATTATGCTTTTTAGGAGGCTCTCAGGCAAATGTAATCAACGGTATCATCGCATGTGCAATCGCTTTTATATCAACCGCTTTATTCGTTTACTTTTTCGGATTTAATAAAAACGAAAAGGATATCCAACGTTAA